AATTGTGATAATAGTATAGCTCTTTCTGACGTGTCTGCAGAGAGTTTGGCATCGTCTGCATAGCGTTGAAGGGTTCTTTCAGAAATATGCAGCACGTGTGCTATTTCTGATAAAGTAAAGGATAGCTGACGGGAAAGGTTCAGCAGCGCCTTTTTGATAATGCCACTTCTGGATAACTGAATAAATTCAAAATACCCGCTCCCTGCCACGTAGGCGGCAGTGGGTGGCTCACTTACAATGAGCAGTGTCTGCTCTTGTTCCTGGTACCTGTTGCTTTTTGAATGTTTCATATAATGCGACATTTGTCACAAAGATACAACATTTTGTCTTGTCTTCCTATTCCTTTTCCAGATACCCGATTTTTCGCATGTAATTGATTTCCATAGATAATACCCCATATTCTGATATTACTTTGCCCTGTAATACATAAAAACCACCTTTTTGAACCGGGTATTGCCGGAGGCTATCGGGAAAGTGCACCGTATCGATGAATTGTCCTTCCCGGTCGAGGAAAGTACCAAAGCACATCGGTTCTCCTTTGGAGGTACGTACATATTTGGTACATACCAGGTAGCCCAGCGCCTGTATGCTGTGCCCTATATACTGTGCAAAATTTTTTAGCAGGATAAAGGGACTTTGGTCCAGTTGCAGTATTTCAAAAGGGGAGGAGAGGGAAAAGCCGAGGAGTGCTATTTCATCAAATGCATTTTCGTGGGCATGGTATGCCAGGGTGGGGAGTTGTCCGGTAGTGACCGGCTCCCGGAAAAGGGAGACGGTATTCGTATGTTTTTTATCATTGTTTCTTATCAGCAGGCTACTTTCCCAGAGCAATTCTTTTTTCGTATGTCCGGTAAAGTTAAAACATCCGATCCGGATCAGTATTTCCAGTTGTTCCGGAGCAGGTGCTATTCTGCTGATAAAATCTTCCAGGTGCAGAAAGGGGCCGTATATATTCCGGTTTTCCAGCAGTTGCTCTGCCAGTAGTTGTTCCAGTCCATCAATATGAATAAATCCCGTATATACATCATTGCCGCAGAGTTGTGTTTCATATATACTGTTATTCACACAGGGAGGATGAATATTAACGCCTGTTTTCTGTAATTCTCTGAAATAAAGTTCCCGGTTATAAAAGCCGCCAAAGTTATTGATCACTGCCACCATAAATTCTGCGGGGAAGTAGGTTTTTAAGAAGAGGCTTTGATAGCTTTCTACAGCAAAGCTGGCGGAATGTGCTTTGGAAAAGGAGAAGTTAGCGAAGCTGGATATTTGGCGCCATACTTCTTCGGCTATATGTCTGGGGCGTTTAAGCGCGTCGCAGTTATCAAAAAACTGGTCCTGTATTTTCCGGAAGTTATCCTGGCCCCGGTATTTGCCGGACATAGCGCGGCGGAGGGTATCTGCATCTGCCAGTTCGAGGTTGGCAAACCGGTGGGCCACCTTAATCACATCTTCCTGGTATACCATGATACCGAAGGTTTCATGTAATAGCTCCCTGATAATGGGATGGAGGTATACTACCTGGTCGGGGTGGCGGAAGTTGTGGATATATTGCCGCATCATACCGGATTGTGCCACACCCGGACGTATAATAGAGCTGGCAGCTACGAGGGTCAGGTAGTCTTCGCATTCCAGTTTTTTCAGCAGTTGGCGCATGGCAGGAGATTCAATGTAAAAGCAGCCGATGGTGTTCACGGTTTTCAGCTGTTGCTGTACATTTTTATCCACCATGAAAGATTTTACATCATGAATGTCGATGTGTACGCCTTTGTTTTCTTTGATGATATTGATGGTATCCCGGATATGGCCCAGCCCGCGTTGGCTCAGAATATCAAATTTAAACAGGCCGATAGCTTCTGCCTGGTGCATGTCCAGTTGTGCCGTATTAAATCCCTTGGGCGGCAGGTGGGTAGTACAATACTGATGGATAGGTGCTTCACTGATCAGGATACCACCGGCATGGATACTGAGGTGGTTGGGGAATGATTTTTCAACAGCCATCAGTTTTACATATTTCAGGATCTTTTCCTGGATGCTGTCTTTGTCCAGGCGGATATCAAAACTGTTTTCCAGTATTTTATCTATCTCATTTTTAGGAAGGCCATATACTTTACCCAGTTCACGTATCATGGCATTGGTCTGGAAGGTGGCTACCGTACCCAGCAATGCGGTATGTTCTTCTTTGTAAGTATCAAATACATATTTGATCACTTCGTCCCGGTCGCGCCAGGAAAAGTCAATATCAAAATCCGGTGGGGAGCTGCGGTGTGGATTTAAGAAACGTTCAAAGTAGAGGTCCAGTGCTATGGGATCCACATCCGTTATTTTGAGACAGTAGGCCACCACTGAATTAGCGCCGCTGCCTCTGCCTACATAAAAAAAGTCACGGTGCCGGGCATACCGGATAATATCCCAGGTGATAAGGAAGTAGGATTCAAATTGCAGTTGGTTGATGATCTGCAATTCTTTTTCAACCCGGTTGCGGGCTTCCTGGTTGTTGGTACCATAGCGGTATTCCAGGCCTTCGAGTGCCAGTTGGCGTAGCAGCTTATGATCGGTGACTGCATCTTTTTTGTAGTATTTCCTGTTATGCGAAATGGTGAAGTCGAAATGTATTTCGCAGGCTTCCATTACCCTCAGGGTATTGCGCACGATATGCGGATAAGCGGCGTAATGATGAAGCAGGGTAGCCGGCGGAATGAACTGTTCATCTGCTGCAGCCACGGTATCGGGTTGCAGTTGGCTGATCAGGATGTTCTGGTCTACTGCCCGCAGTAAACAATGTAAAACGTAGTGATCCCGGTTCTGGAAAGTAACGGGTTGGAGGATCACCAGTTTGTCTTTATACGCTATGGTATTTATCCGGAATAGTTTATTTATTTCCCCCGGCTTTACGCCCATTAGTTCATGAGGAGCCAATTGTGATAAGGGGCGGCTGTTCCAGGCATAAATCACGAATGTATGTGGCAGAAAGGGCGCCTGATCAGGGTATGGCGCAGTACTATGCAGATGCGAAGAAACGAAGCGGTTGATGTGCAGCCAGCCTTCCATGTTCTGTGCCAGCAGGATATATTTAAAAGTATGTTCGTTCCTGCATTCCACGCCAATGATAGGTTTGATATCCTGGGCATGGCATTCCTGTACAAATTCCCAGGTATCGGCAGTGATGTTGATATTGGTGAGTGCAAGGGAGGAGATGCTCAGTTTTTTGGCAGTTGCTACCAGTGCTTTGGCA
The Chitinophaga sp. H8 DNA segment above includes these coding regions:
- the parS gene encoding type II RES/Xre toxin-antitoxin system antitoxin; amino-acid sequence: MKHSKSNRYQEQEQTLLIVSEPPTAAYVAGSGYFEFIQLSRSGIIKKALLNLSRQLSFTLSEIAHVLHISERTLQRYADDAKLSADTSERAILLSQLYQRGTEVFGDLENFKEWMRTPLPAFNYQHPISLLDTTFGFQLIQDELGRIEHGLFA
- a CDS encoding DNA polymerase III subunit alpha yields the protein MYLNCKTFFSLRYGTINAKALVATAKKLSISSLALTNINITADTWEFVQECHAQDIKPIIGVECRNEHTFKYILLAQNMEGWLHINRFVSSHLHSTAPYPDQAPFLPHTFVIYAWNSRPLSQLAPHELMGVKPGEINKLFRINTIAYKDKLVILQPVTFQNRDHYVLHCLLRAVDQNILISQLQPDTVAAADEQFIPPATLLHHYAAYPHIVRNTLRVMEACEIHFDFTISHNRKYYKKDAVTDHKLLRQLALEGLEYRYGTNNQEARNRVEKELQIINQLQFESYFLITWDIIRYARHRDFFYVGRGSGANSVVAYCLKITDVDPIALDLYFERFLNPHRSSPPDFDIDFSWRDRDEVIKYVFDTYKEEHTALLGTVATFQTNAMIRELGKVYGLPKNEIDKILENSFDIRLDKDSIQEKILKYVKLMAVEKSFPNHLSIHAGGILISEAPIHQYCTTHLPPKGFNTAQLDMHQAEAIGLFKFDILSQRGLGHIRDTINIIKENKGVHIDIHDVKSFMVDKNVQQQLKTVNTIGCFYIESPAMRQLLKKLECEDYLTLVAASSIIRPGVAQSGMMRQYIHNFRHPDQVVYLHPIIRELLHETFGIMVYQEDVIKVAHRFANLELADADTLRRAMSGKYRGQDNFRKIQDQFFDNCDALKRPRHIAEEVWRQISSFANFSFSKAHSASFAVESYQSLFLKTYFPAEFMVAVINNFGGFYNRELYFRELQKTGVNIHPPCVNNSIYETQLCGNDVYTGFIHIDGLEQLLAEQLLENRNIYGPFLHLEDFISRIAPAPEQLEILIRIGCFNFTGHTKKELLWESSLLIRNNDKKHTNTVSLFREPVTTGQLPTLAYHAHENAFDEIALLGFSLSSPFEILQLDQSPFILLKNFAQYIGHSIQALGYLVCTKYVRTSKGEPMCFGTFLDREGQFIDTVHFPDSLRQYPVQKGGFYVLQGKVISEYGVLSMEINYMRKIGYLEKE